The nucleotide window CATGACTCTTTTTCCCTGGAGAAATCAGAACttctcctgtttttaaaaaagtagatgAATTAGATGAGAAATCTCTTGGAGCAACTAAAAGTCCTGATCCAGataccactgaaataaatggaaacgTTTCTTAAGAGGCAATTAGATCATGGCTAATGAGATAATTCTCAGAGGTCCCGTAAAAAGGAGGAAGCTAGGGGAAAGCAGAAGATTCTGGTGGGTTTTAAGTCCTTTGTACTCATCACATTTCGGGTTGCTGTGAGAACTGAGGAAGTTCCCAGTCCATTTTACACAATTCGGTGGCAAAAGCccaaaattacttcagaaaatgtaGCTGGTTTTACTGAGAGTCCCACATCTAGCCCAGCCTTCCAGCCTCTGACGGCAGCACAAGCCTCTGCATGTCACTGCTCATGGAGACCTCATGCGTgcaagggagggagaaaggagcgAGAGCAATAATGAAGACTTTTCCCTCAATTTCATAAAATTGTCTCTAGCCAAATAATTACTGTAAAAGCTTTGCGCGGAATATACATCTTAGCTGCAATGATATTGTATTTTATCCAAACTGTAGCACCAACAGTCTAATTATAATTAGGGCAAATTCCTGTCTCTCTTCTCAGGTTTGGTGAAGGGAAGAACCAATCGTCTACAGTAACCAGGCTGAAATGTTGTAACCGAAACATCTGTGAGATTACAAAACAGGTTTTCAGGCCATCCCAACTCCAGTTCTGCCTGGCTATAGCATGCAGCAAGGCACATCAGTACATGTATCAGGAGGAGGCATTTTTACAGAAAAACCTGCATTCTCactcatttcaaatattttattacgTGAAAACACATCTTAGCAGAAATGGATCCAAATTAAAGGAAGGCAGGTAGGTAGGAACTTTTGAGAACTGACCAGGTAACTATATCCAAGTTTGAAACTAGATATAAAggaaagcaaggatttttttaaatgttatgtttTAGCTAATTGTAGGTGGTTTTTAAAGTCAGAATAAAATCCTGGACTTTGTATAATTTGCCTTAGGAAGTGTTATTTTCTGTTCGTGTATTGGATTCATTGGAggaacaattttaaagaaaatatgtggATAAAAAGCAACTAGTTATTTCATTATTATGGCTAGAAGTTTGTTTTTATATATCTTTGTAATTCCAAACCATTCTGGTGCTGATGATCTTTGTTGTTTTCTGGGATGACAGGGGATTATTTTGGAAagacaatcatagaatcatagaatcatttcggttggaaaagaccttcaagatcatcaagtccaaccattaaccatgccccctaaaccatgccctggagtaccctgtccactcgctttttgaatacctccagggatggtgactcaaccacttccctgggcagcctgttccaatgcctgacaaccctctcagtaaaaaaatttttcctaatatctaacctaaatctcccttgcctcaacttgaggccatttcctcttgtcctatctccagccacctgacagaagagaccagcacccacctcactacaacccccttcaggtagttgtagagagcgataaggtctcccttcagcctcctcttttctagactgaacaaccccagatccctcagccgctcctcataagacttgtgctcaagacccctcaccaacttggttgcccttctctggactaatcttaaaaaaaatagttattttataGCATTAACTTCATCTGTCTAATTGAAcatctgattattatttttttgtaattgcaAGTTAAGAGTCGTTGGCATGATTTTCACTTGCTCTATTTACTGCTTTGTTTGAAGAGAGAAATATAATACATGGATTTGtcaaaaatactttctgtatACAAGCTAAGAAAAAGTCTATAAGTATTCTGTAAGGAACAGATAGGCTCTCTGCATGTTCACAATGAAATATCCAAAAGATTTCAAGTTCTCTGTGCTTGTTTGGTTCCCatgttactttttaattatttctgttatttcttctctATCAGCATAAACATTTGGGCTTCTTAATGCCTTTGGCTTGGACAGGCAATAGGTACCTTGAATAGATCCTTGATAGGACATCAGTATACAGGTGGTGTACATCCTCCTTACAGCAAACACAAGCTaaggtaaaattattttactagaCCACAAAACCACAGCAACCTGCTCCGGCATTCCTTAGTGAAAGTGTCCATTAATTAAATATGCAGGCAGAACAGTCTCTAAAGTTGTTGGTAAGTAGCTCTTGCTCAGTTTGGAAACACATACTATCAAGgtattaatttctgtatttctatgAAGCAGCTGTAATATTTTGTCATTGTGCTGTTTAAGTGTTGAGATTACAAAAATATCATTGTTTTTACTTACTGGGTGGGGTAGTTTTGCTTTTGCAACTGTTGTTGGGAAGtaaatgttcatttattttgcctaattttatcttttccttgCAATCATCTTTTCCTTGCAAACCAAGTAGATTTGACTGGAGAATCTCTGCTGTTTTATCCACAGACCTGCTGAAATCCTGGTTAGATTAGCCAAAGATGCAAAGTTTTCTGATACATTAGTGACTTGCTCCAGATGCATTCTGGTATATTTTTCCATGCTTTAAAACACAGATTCTCCAGAAGGGCTGAACTAAGTATACTACAGtggcttgctttctcttctctcacagaaagtaaaaatgagtaTACTGTAAACACAATTTTCTGGAACACGCAAGACCACACAGCTACTGAATTAATGAAATATTGTTGGTTTTGACTGAGTAGAtagaaaactaaaagcaaaatatttattcagtcTGGTATGTTGGTTTATAAAAGTGCGTTGGTCTCTTCTGGAAATGTTGATACATCAATACgcgttttttttctgaagtaacttGACTAGTTCTATGTGAAAGATCACAAatgacagaaataataatttcaatCAGTAAAGTCACAAAGTTGCAAATCATCAAAATATTATCTCCTACAGTAACCATATATTGATATCTTTAAGAAAATACAATATctcagtgggggttttttttgcttgcaggagagaaaaattaatCTGGCAACCATAAGCATGTTTCGGTTTTCAGTAAGTAAAAGCCATTCTGCCCTATTGGAAACATCGCTATGTGAGAATGGGTTTGGCAATGCAGCAGGGCAGCTGAAAGGGGTGCCAGAATAGAGGGTGTGGAGAATGACAGGCCTATTTAGCAAAATGTTTAGAAAGCAGGTATAGAAAACAGTATTAGTTCACTTCAGACTCATGCTGAACCCACTCTTTAGTGGCAGTAACTACTTAAAAGATTAAAATCAGTAAAGAGGGATGTAAGTTTCTATTTCTTGCACATTGCAAAGATTGCTCTTCTAATGCAATGTTTCTTaggctatttttttatttatttattcgagccctcttaaaaaaaaaaaaaaattccaatccTCACCATTCCTAGCTCCTCACTCTGAAATAAGGGGTGAGTGTCTTCTGTTCCAGGATATTAATAATTTTGCACATTAAGACTATTCCCCATGTCTCTGAATTTTCacccttctctctccctgtgtcTTCCTGAgaaacattgttttaaaagaCAAGAACTGATTCTTAAGCAAACTGTGGACAGGTTTTGATGATACATTGATCTTGCGCATTTTCTGAGAGTATTACACTTTGAATAGTTTTTCctgaaagataagaaaaataataggGAAAGCTAAGTTGATAGCTAGCGGAAAGCAACAGAACAAATGGCATTGCTTCAAAACACCACCCAGTTCTGTACCTGCAGCGTCCTGGTCAGCAATCCCAAATCTTACCTCAATAACATTTTTCTAATGCTGCTGTGCTGACCCCAGTACCgggagcaggggctgcctggaAATCCATTTTCCTGCCATGAAGCAGGGGGGAGGGACTGCATGGATTCTGTCTGCATTATTTATAGTATTAAATTGATAAATAATTCTCTTCTCTATGTCTTATTGTAGTAGATTTATTTCCCACTGTTTGACATATCTTTCTGCAGGTGGTGCTAGCTAGTAAATCATCTGAAcaaaaaacattgcttttcttttcatgaaaCTGAAGTGTGAAGCAATAGACATATAATAATGAGATATTATCATTTATTCACATGTTTTACTACTCTGCTAGACTCTTGCTAAACAGAGGAGTTTGGTAAGTGCCAATACTGTGCTATAGTATTAAACCTACAGGCTGGTAGActgcaggagctgggagaaaATGTTAGGAATAAGGCTTCTACCACAGGTGGTCTCCCTCAAAAAAGCAGTACTGAATGAGCAAGGGGAGTAGAGTCTTCACAATGTATTGATACTACAACAAAACCTTGAGTTTTATTTGAATGAGGAGGAAAAATACAATGGGGAATGCTGTATGTTGTTAGTGCCTAGTTCTACTGTAGATTAACTGCTACTGCAAAATGGGAGAGTGGTTTACAGCAGCACATTTACAATGGCAGTTGTCAGCAGGAATGGCAATGAAGAAATACAGTCGTATGTGACACTTGAGAACCTCTGAGCAACAGTTATTGATTTGACTCTGGGTAATTAACTCAATAGAAAGAAACAGAGATGGGAGGGTGCAAGGTGGGCAAGGAAGGCTGCAAAACTAGCCAAACTAAACCCTTCACAAAATCATTATCTCAAATTCTGCTCCAAGGGTATTGCTTACACTGAGAATTGTTCAGTCTAAGACTATTCATCTAGAGCCCTTACAGTAAGCTGCTTTGCACCCTGCTTATTGAGGAAATATGACATAAATATGGTGCTGGTAAAGTACAACCTGTACATTGGCTGCCATATTACTGGCATGAGGCATGCTATGGAAAGACTGTTTCAAGTAAAGGAAGCTCATCCAGGACCCCCTCACCTGGGATCCATTGAGAGCTAGTGTTACCTTTATGGATTAATTATAGATAGGGTATTGCTAATAGCATATAATAAGCTGTGTAAgaggttgcggggggggggggggtgtcactttCAGAGCTTTGCTCTTTGACTTTTACTTTGGCCACAGCTGACATTTATCTTAGGTGAAATGTGTTTGTGATACTGAAAGGTGGGCTCAGGAAAAGATCTCGGGCACAGCTGTGACTAAAACTCCTTTTAGGAAACTGCCTCACTCAGTGGCTGCTCTTGAGGACCTTTACATACACTTTAGAGGTGAACAAAGAGATGTACAGAGTAAAGAAGGTCTGACTGGCATCTCTCTGTGTTGGTATCTAGGTAATTCTGGCAGCAATTGAAGATCTTGGGCTGCAGCTGAAGGCTGCGGCCAAGTGGCTGCTTGTGCTGGATGAAGAGGTGGTCCAAATGCTgtcagcagctgcacagctgctTCCTGATTTCCTCAGCTCCTAGCACAGACTATGGTAATCACTCTGAAACTGCTGCCTGAGCATTTCCCAGTATCACCTTGTTTATCCCAGTGTTTAGGCATGGTATAGCTGAGCGATCATCCCCCAAGCCAATATAGCCGGCTACCTTTCCCCAGAAACGCcaaccagaaaagcaaaaaaagccctAACCTAAAAATGCATTGTGGTGACTCCTTCCCTCCCTGAATAAGGAGAGGTAAATTCCCACTTGAGAGCTATAGAGGAAGCAAAAAGGCTGAACAGCCTCATGAGATCCTGGAAAGCAAACACAAGTGCAACATGGGCATGAACTAAGCGCAACTGTTTAAAAAACTTGTCAGTCTAGTAAATGGAAGCAAAATTTGGTTCCATTTTCCTGCCAACATCACTATCCAGAAATCACATAGTGGCTAGAAACCAATTTCAGAACTAGTGGCTGGTAGAAAGATGGATGGTCTAGGGTGTACAGCAATATGACTACACTTTCTAATTGGAGATACTGCATGTGGGTACTACAGCTAATAGTAAATGCTGCACTGAGTTTCCTCAGAAAAATCCAGCTGGGGTAAGATGAGTTCTGCACTATAGTTAATGGGCAATCCTATTCTCTAGGATAGCTTTTTCCACActtgtttgttttccagactGTGCTGCCCTGTGCACCTAAGGACCAACTCCAACCTTTCCTGTCAAACACTCAAAATTACACAAAGTGACAGCTTCCTTCAGAGAAAACCTGAGATTGTCCAATATTTCAAGCCTTTCACACTCTGTAGCTAATGTGGGACTTCTCACATCTCAGACTGTGACTTAAGGATGAGATGGCTGAAATCTGCCAAACCTCCCAGGAGTGGGGTTACAGGGTTAGCTGTCACTGTTGTCCACATCCTTCTGCAACTACAGAGTGTGGATTTGGACAATATGCActgcttaaaaagaaagattGGCTTAGATTTCATTGCTTTTACATCTCAAGAGATCTTACCTGAAGTCAAGATTCACTTCATGCTgctattaaaaatttatttttaaaaaaacagactttTGTTAAATCCAGAGCAGTGCTgaccagcacagcccagctccctTTTAAGCAATGAGGTAGAAACAGTCTTTTCACTGGGATTGTACAAGCATATTTTAGAAAGGTTTCCATCTTTAGCCTCAAAATCTTGGCTATGTACCCTTGTTGCCTctacatttttgcatgttttcccaAAAGTAACTACCCAATCACAAGCCTGAACCTTAGAATGGCTTCCATGTCTTGCTTCTGATGTCtcacctttctctttctctgtcttcacTCAGTTAGTGTTATGCTGGCATCCCTGTGCTCTGGCTTGTTCTGGGAGTCTtttattaccctttttttttctcacaaccCCATCTATCTGATTCTATCCTAGAAACATATGGAGGGACACACAGACCAAGAGTGCAATCTCTTCTAGGGTTTGGTACTAGCACATACCAGGCTGCACATGTGATGATGCAGACTTCTCATTCACCCATTCATGTGTTACCCTTTTGTCAGACGAGTGGTGAattatctaattaaaaaaaaaaaatactactgcTGCAGTTAGGTATTTTGATGCAGttctatttatttatctttttttaaaagtaaaaactcCTGTTCTTGAACCCAAGCAATTGTTTCGTTGTGCTCCTTATCTAAACCTCTTTCAGTTAGAATTCTGTCTGTGAAAACTTTCTCCTCTTGTCAGTGTTGTGTAACCCGTGTCCTTAGGTAATGGGACATTCTTCTAATCTTCTCAACTTCTTTACTTTTTCCCTCAAATACAGCTCCATCTAACAACAGCTTCCATTTTCCACatagcactgttttgttttggcttttctttccaaacataTCCAGATATGAAAGGTGGCTGTTTATCTCCAAAAACTTCAAGGATTGACACACAGCCCATAacaactcatttttttcctgggctcTCATTACCTGAAACAGATGGCAGAGGAGAGGTGGAGTCCTGCAGGATGCTTTCCCTGAGGAAAGCAATTGCCTTTAGTGACAGTTGGGCAAATGTCAATTTCTGACTTGTAAGACATATAtctcatttggggaaaaaaaaaaaaaaaaatcttatttggaGGAAACACAACTTCTCAGGCTTTCCTGCGGAATAAAGATGGCTGAAACTTCTGCCCAGAATTCTGAAGTCAGCTTCAGAGTTTTATAATCCCACTTGGAATCTTCACAGATACATTTATTTGTATATTCTCCTATATATCCTCATATAGGGAAAAAATTTACAGAAGGCCTGTGAAAACTCCTGTTATGCTAGGAACTCAAAAATTGCTACTCTGATAGCTAACAAAGTCAGAAACATCATTAATTTCATGTCAAATATGGAAAATACGCTTGAATTAACATGAGCTCTACTCCATAATACCGAGCTTGTGGATATTCTGGGCCAAAATCTCTTCTTGTCCGTCTGCCCATAATACTTCtggaatgtttaaaataaatcgGGCTGTTCCAAATCAAATTGAAACTTCTTTAGAAAACTTTTTTGAAGCTGGCTTATAGCCTACCTCTTACTATTACAAAACCATGATCCTTCTCTAAAAATGAGGCCAAAATATACTTCCTACTGTATCTATCCTAGTGTATAAATCCATCTAAAATGGCTTAAGCTTCTTTCAGTACACACAGCTCAGCACATCAATCCAGGCCTTGTGTATCTGCCACTTAGAAGCTCAAGTGTTTGCAGTGATGTCTGTATGCTTTGAACAAGGGATCTGGTACAAACTTCTCACTACTTAGTCCAAATTAACATCACTGAATTCATTTAAGTCATTTTGGCTTCATACTTGAGAAAACGGGGACAGAAGTTAGCCTGAAGTGTAACTTGCTGCTGAGGCAATTTGATGATGAACATGTTGTCTCCTCATCGATGTCTCAATATCTGAAAAAGTAGATCGAGCTCTGAAACAGTCTTCATTCATTAATGTACCCTGTGCTTCATCCAGACCATGGTGTGCAGTGCAAACTCGGTCCAGAAAATGCATCTTGTTCTTATGAGTTGTtttaagtttattattattttaggttACTATAGTAATATATTACACAATCAGTGCATTTTATATTAATACATTACTactaatatattaatataattaatgcatttattaaaatttaactaCAAATATTGTTATAATTTTTGACCCTGCTCCAGCGACAGAAGAGCTTTGTTACCAAAGTCAGGAGAAGTAGAATCACGTATTTGGATGAGCTGCAGTGATGAAGGAAACAACTAGAACTAGAAACAGTAAATTATCTTGATTCTTACACAAGGCAAAGCTTTAAATCATTTTAAGCAGAAGTGATGACCAAAACCAGTTTGTAAGGATAAAGTCTAGATGTCTCTGAACGTCATAAtgtcttacatttattttttccttactgacttcagaaaggaaagaaatcctaAGAAGCTAGAAGAGCTTTCAATTAGACAATAAATTAACTACTGAAGTGGAACAAGACTAGCCATACGTCAACAGAAACGACTTGAGCACAGGCAGGGTCTCCATTTAGATTAGGGAAGGGCTCAACTGACAAAGCCAAgagaattaaagaaagaaaagttggaCAAAGACCACACAGCTCCTGAAATAAACTGTAATCAGACATATTTGTTATGTTAGAAATATAGGACAAGATCTTTACCTGGTGTAATCGGTATAGCAGCACTGCAGCTAACTGTGCTGCATGACTGTATGCAGCAGTAGATGTTCGTCCATGTGACTTTACTCAAACTCTTATATTCACATTGGAAGTGTAACGTATTCTTTCAGTGCCCTAGTTGTTGTGCAAAGGCAACATTAAATTTCACAAAGTAGTTTATTTCCAGGCAATCCAGTAAATTAACATTTAATGGACCTATGTTTTTTATAATAAAGAGTGTTTCTAAGCAATATAACTTCTTTCATCCAGTTTCTTCTTAAATGGTTTATTTTCATAATAACAAAGTGGAAAGCAATGAATTATACCAAACTTTTCACCATTCTCAGGtctttattacagaaaaaaatctctaggATACAAGATGCATCCAACATTCAGACCTACTGAAAGTTGTTTGGGGCCAAGGGCCAAACAAATGGTTTAGGCCAACTTTGCTCTTTCCTCACTAGCAACTCAAACATCCCGCACCACCTTTTATCCTCCCCCTTTTCAGTATTCTTCTTACACCCAAATTCTTTAGATGGTAGTCTTGTTTCTCCAGGCTTGCTAGGACTGGTGGGCTGTACAAGAATTAGCCTTGCTACCTCCCAGTTTCTTGATGACTGTGTTAACAGTGTTCAAGAAGACTGGTTCTTCCCATAACTCTTCTTTCcaatctgtggggaaaaaactaATGTGATAAAACAATAAATTATCATAGTATAGGATGAGTGACCTTACAGAACAAATTCCGGCTTTTCTGCAAGCTTCAGAGCCTCATGCATCCCTGCAGCTGATAGCTTCCGGTTGATGTTCCTATATCTGCATTGCAGGAGGTTGCGATAAGTTGTCCTCAGGTCCCGATTGAAGAAGGCATATATAAAAGGGTTAATGAGAGAGTTTGCATAACCCAACCATAGAAATGTTCTCTCAACCCACAGTGGGATACAGCTGCATGCTGTACCACAGATGAAGGGCCTGGCAgttgagaggaggaagaagggcagCCAGCAGACAGTGAAAGCCCCAACAATAATCCCAAGTGTAGTGGcagctttctgttctcttttaaagatggaaatgtttttcttgtcaTGCTTTAGGAGCCGTGAAAAATTAGTACATTCTTCAGATTCCTTGTGCAGTTTTACAATTCCGTTCATAGAAATCCCTTCCATTTCTTCCAGCCGGGGAAAACCAGCAAACTTGTGTTTAGCAGCACTCCTCCTGGCAGCTTTGTAAATCTGATAGTACATGAAAAGCATCACTGACATTGGAATATAAAATGCAACTGCTGTGGAGTAAATAGTGTAGCCAAAGTCCTGACTGATCAAACAAACTTTTTCATCATTTACATTTTGGGCCCAACCGAAGAGCGGGGGTATAGTGATAGAGGCAGATAAGAGCCATACACACAGGATCATTTTGGCCATACACTTCCCGTTCTGCCTTACAGGGTACGTAAGAGGTCTTGTTATTCCCAGGTACCTAGAATGATAATGTAGAGTTACTATATAACGCAGTGGTTAACTGAT belongs to Harpia harpyja isolate bHarHar1 chromosome 10, bHarHar1 primary haplotype, whole genome shotgun sequence and includes:
- the HTR7 gene encoding 5-hydroxytryptamine receptor 7 isoform X1, producing the protein MVLALNGSHLYGNLRPAVLEDPRALSGGRMIAGSWPPRSLAKLGPSPPPSALPTASPLPANDSQCGEQILSYGNVEKVVIGAVLSLITLLTVAGNCLVVISVCFVKKLRQPSNYLIVSLALADLSVALAVMPFVSVTDLIGGEWIFGRLFCNVFIAMDVMCCTASIMTLCVISIDRYLGITRPLTYPVRQNGKCMAKMILCVWLLSASITIPPLFGWAQNVNDEKVCLISQDFGYTIYSTAVAFYIPMSVMLFMYYQIYKAARRSAAKHKFAGFPRLEEMEGISMNGIVKLHKESEECTNFSRLLKHDKKNISIFKREQKAATTLGIIVGAFTVCWLPFFLLSTARPFICGTACSCIPLWVERTFLWLGYANSLINPFIYAFFNRDLRTTYRNLLQCRYRNINRKLSAAGMHEALKLAEKPEFVLRSSDFSREKES
- the HTR7 gene encoding 5-hydroxytryptamine receptor 7 isoform X2, whose translation is MVLALNGSHLYGNLRPAVLEDPRALSGGRMIAGSWPPRSLAKLGPSPPPSALPTASPLPANDSQCGEQILSYGNVEKVVIGAVLSLITLLTVAGNCLVVISVCFVKKLRQPSNYLIVSLALADLSVALAVMPFVSVTDLIGGEWIFGRLFCNVFIAMDVMCCTASIMTLCVISIDRYLGITRPLTYPVRQNGKCMAKMILCVWLLSASITIPPLFGWAQNVNDEKVCLISQDFGYTIYSTAVAFYIPMSVMLFMYYQIYKAARRSAAKHKFAGFPRLEEMEGISMNGIVKLHKESEECTNFSRLLKHDKKNISIFKREQKAATTLGIIVGAFTVCWLPFFLLSTARPFICGTACSCIPLWVERTFLWLGYANSLINPFIYAFFNRDLRTTYRNLLQCRYRNINRKLSAAGMHEALKLAEKPEFVL